A window from Limanda limanda chromosome 14, fLimLim1.1, whole genome shotgun sequence encodes these proteins:
- the vamp2 gene encoding vesicle-associated membrane protein 2 gives MIYRSAPAAGAPADGPPNLTSNRRLQQTQAQVDEVVDIMRVNVDKVLERDQKLSELDDRADALQAGASQFETSAAKLKNKYWWKNAKMMIILGVICVIVLIVIIGKNFFFYVCGLYFST, from the exons ATGATCTATAGGTCTGCCCCAGCCGCTGGAGCCCCTGCAGATGGCCCTCCCAACCTCACCAGCAACCGCCgtctgcagcagacacaggcaCAAGTGGATGAG GTGGTGGATATCATGCGTGTAAACGTGGACAAGGTTCTGGAGCGTGATCAGAAGCTCTCAGAACTGGACGACAGGGCTGATGCCCTGCAGGCTGGAGCGTCTCAGTTTGAGACCAGCGCTGCAAAACTGAAGAATAAATACTGGTGGAAGAATGCCAAG ATGATGATTATCCTGGGTGTGATATGCGTGATTGTCCTCATCGTCATTATTGGtaagaatttctttttttacgtTTGTGGTT tGTACTTCAGCACCTAA